A genomic segment from Neobacillus sp. YX16 encodes:
- a CDS encoding GerAB/ArcD/ProY family transporter, whose amino-acid sequence MNQHPGKLGIREYVSIAILMVGAKATEDTPTMLYNKVQNAAWMLPLLSAGIFFIPLYLLIKTMALYQGKDLFSVIKKILGKYFGFIVCLVIFILSSFGVSAGTRTYIDIIRAFYFTSTPNVIIYAILMIISAYGAKKGLQHIGSVSYLIVFYVLVSLYIVFYLSMQHGHIQSIFPIWGPGMLEILKQGPQQLTLFAEFFLFAMIIPYFTSNKVFSKGTSIAYVYVSIQISAATFLFICMFDTSLGGIGYPFHTAIRFISLGEFIPNVEIIFFIIWIISAFIRFTAFLYINALMFGQLFKIKDFKYLIPSLATIYLLIGIIPESPMDAGLDFKTPITNIVGPTFAVISILLWLVALIKGEFKHAKNKNSM is encoded by the coding sequence ATGAACCAGCACCCTGGAAAACTAGGAATTCGTGAATATGTTTCCATCGCTATCTTAATGGTCGGAGCGAAAGCAACTGAGGATACACCGACCATGCTTTATAATAAGGTACAAAATGCAGCATGGATGCTCCCGCTCCTATCAGCCGGAATCTTTTTTATCCCTCTATACTTATTAATAAAAACAATGGCATTGTATCAAGGGAAAGATTTGTTTTCCGTTATTAAAAAAATACTCGGAAAATATTTTGGTTTTATTGTTTGTTTGGTTATATTTATCCTCAGTTCATTTGGGGTTTCGGCCGGTACCAGAACGTATATTGATATCATTCGAGCGTTTTATTTTACGTCAACACCTAATGTGATTATCTATGCTATTTTAATGATTATCAGTGCATATGGCGCTAAAAAAGGCCTTCAACATATTGGATCGGTATCTTATCTGATTGTTTTCTATGTGCTGGTCTCTTTGTATATTGTCTTTTATCTCAGTATGCAGCATGGCCATATTCAATCCATCTTTCCCATTTGGGGTCCTGGCATGCTTGAAATTTTAAAGCAAGGCCCACAACAACTAACCTTATTTGCTGAGTTTTTTTTATTTGCCATGATTATACCGTACTTCACATCCAACAAAGTTTTCAGTAAAGGAACTTCGATTGCCTATGTTTATGTCAGTATCCAAATTAGCGCCGCAACTTTCCTTTTTATCTGTATGTTCGATACCTCACTAGGTGGAATTGGGTATCCATTCCATACTGCGATTCGTTTTATTTCACTTGGGGAATTTATACCGAATGTCGAAATCATATTTTTCATCATTTGGATTATCAGTGCATTTATTCGGTTTACTGCATTTTTGTATATTAATGCTCTCATGTTTGGTCAACTTTTTAAAATTAAAGACTTTAAATACTTGATTCCATCACTTGCAACGATTTATTTATTGATTGGAATCATTCCCGAATCACCCATGGATGCCGGTCTAGACTTTAAAACTCCTATTACAAATATAGTGGGTCCTACGTTCGCCGTCATTTCGATTCTTTTATGGCTGGTTGCATTGATAAAAGGAGAATTTAAACATGCCAAAAACAAAAACAGCATGTAG
- a CDS encoding DMT family transporter — MKKKWLIYSMLFIATATWGSAFIAGKIAVQSFEPATVAFLRFLGAAVLLFPLMWIMEKNRKKPTLKDYGLFAVLGLTGIALYNICFFIATKQAPVIKSSLFIASNPVLIVLLSGLFLKEKITKNHIIGMVIALSGAAFIITDGHILTLFQLGFETIDFVLLGAVISWALYSVVGKVVLKKYSAVESTTYAVAFGTVFLAPFAFVETSWQDIAQANVSTWVAIAHMSIFVTVVSFIMYYYGIKEVGAAKASIFINVMPVSAVLMATIYLGETFTWAHGIGAAFVLTGVYIGTNTKLFTRKVSNVNVADC; from the coding sequence ATGAAAAAGAAATGGTTGATTTACAGTATGTTGTTTATTGCGACGGCTACCTGGGGAAGTGCCTTTATTGCTGGTAAAATTGCGGTTCAAAGCTTTGAACCGGCAACGGTAGCATTTTTACGATTTTTAGGTGCTGCAGTTCTTTTATTTCCACTTATGTGGATTATGGAAAAAAACCGAAAGAAACCAACACTCAAGGATTATGGATTATTTGCAGTTCTTGGCTTAACCGGTATCGCACTCTATAATATCTGTTTTTTTATCGCTACCAAACAGGCACCAGTGATTAAGAGTTCACTGTTTATTGCCTCAAACCCGGTATTAATTGTTCTGTTATCTGGGTTATTTTTAAAAGAAAAAATCACGAAGAATCATATTATTGGCATGGTAATTGCCCTATCGGGAGCTGCCTTTATTATCACAGATGGTCATATCCTAACATTGTTTCAATTAGGATTTGAAACGATTGATTTCGTTTTACTTGGTGCCGTCATTAGCTGGGCTTTATACAGTGTGGTTGGTAAAGTGGTTTTGAAAAAATATAGTGCCGTGGAATCCACTACTTACGCAGTTGCGTTTGGTACGGTATTTTTAGCACCGTTTGCTTTTGTTGAAACGTCCTGGCAGGATATTGCGCAGGCCAATGTTTCGACCTGGGTTGCGATAGCCCATATGAGTATTTTTGTAACCGTCGTTTCCTTCATCATGTATTATTACGGAATTAAAGAGGTTGGTGCCGCCAAAGCTTCTATTTTTATTAATGTCATGCCGGTATCGGCTGTATTGATGGCTACCATCTATCTAGGGGAAACCTTCACCTGGGCTCATGGAATCGGGGCTGCATTTGTATTAACTGGAGTCTATATTGGAACAAATACGAAGTTATTTACTAGAAAAGTATCAAACGTGAACGTTGCAGATTGTTAA
- a CDS encoding spore germination protein yields the protein MRKKISKLLLKSLTTEPEYKEKSNTEEIELKKQDISSDYEQNLATFKTIFSVPLNTDVKVREFIIRSLNRRAFIFFVSTMVDLEHIKESIMEKLLGNEEPSAKIENIVSYPMAKTATNIGEITEFISGGVTVLFVEGDSQCYLYETTKTHGRSIEKSENEVIVKGAKEAFNEKVVDNIALIRKKIKNENLIVESKIITKRSRNDVFLVYEKDLVNDELLQTIKDKLSSLDTDKILDLSILEQYLEERPRSLFPTLLYTERPDRAASFIEEGHIILLMSNSPSCLILPATFWSMFHSPEDHYLRTPYGNFIRILRFLALFVAVFTSPLYIAITNFHVGMIPPDLLMAIAGTREKVPFPSIVEVLMMEIAFELIREAGLRVPSPIGPTIGIVGALILGQAAVQANIISPIVIIVIALSGLSSFIIPDGSLNFAIRITRFLFIFSAGFIGIYGVMAILMAGLFYLSSLKSFGTPYFAPMTPHSFSSKDLIIRHVPMKERFRPGYLKPKDIVKQRKG from the coding sequence ATGAGAAAGAAAATCTCCAAGTTGTTGTTGAAAAGTCTCACTACAGAACCAGAATATAAGGAAAAATCCAATACAGAGGAAATTGAATTAAAAAAACAAGATATAAGCAGCGACTATGAACAAAATTTAGCGACATTCAAGACAATTTTTAGTGTGCCTTTAAATACGGATGTTAAGGTACGTGAGTTTATCATCCGTTCACTAAATCGCCGTGCCTTTATTTTTTTCGTAAGTACAATGGTTGACCTAGAGCATATTAAAGAAAGCATCATGGAAAAACTATTGGGAAACGAGGAGCCTTCAGCTAAGATTGAAAATATTGTTTCCTACCCAATGGCAAAGACTGCAACCAATATAGGAGAAATAACTGAATTCATTTCGGGTGGAGTCACTGTACTCTTTGTGGAAGGCGATTCTCAATGCTATTTATATGAAACGACCAAAACGCATGGCCGTTCCATTGAAAAATCAGAAAACGAAGTCATTGTAAAAGGGGCAAAAGAAGCTTTTAACGAAAAAGTTGTTGATAATATTGCCTTAATCCGTAAAAAGATTAAAAATGAAAATCTTATCGTTGAGTCAAAGATTATTACAAAACGTTCAAGAAATGATGTATTTCTTGTTTATGAAAAAGACTTAGTGAATGATGAACTACTTCAAACGATAAAAGATAAGTTATCCTCTCTTGATACGGATAAGATTCTCGATTTAAGTATTCTTGAGCAATATCTAGAAGAAAGACCAAGGTCATTATTTCCAACTCTATTATATACCGAACGTCCTGACCGGGCAGCCTCATTCATTGAAGAAGGTCACATCATATTATTAATGTCAAATTCACCAAGCTGTCTGATTCTTCCTGCTACCTTCTGGTCTATGTTCCATTCGCCAGAAGATCATTACTTGCGTACACCCTATGGTAATTTCATTCGGATTTTACGATTCCTTGCTCTGTTTGTTGCCGTTTTTACCTCTCCATTATATATTGCGATTACAAACTTTCATGTCGGCATGATTCCTCCAGATTTGTTAATGGCGATTGCAGGAACAAGGGAGAAAGTGCCCTTTCCATCGATTGTAGAAGTCTTGATGATGGAAATTGCTTTTGAGCTTATTCGTGAAGCGGGTTTACGTGTGCCATCCCCCATAGGTCCAACGATTGGGATTGTCGGTGCGTTAATCTTAGGTCAAGCCGCTGTGCAGGCAAACATCATTAGTCCAATTGTCATCATCGTCATAGCCTTAAGCGGATTGAGCTCATTTATTATCCCGGATGGAAGCTTGAATTTTGCCATTCGCATTACACGATTCTTATTTATTTTTTCAGCTGGCTTTATCGGAATTTATGGAGTGATGGCTATATTAATGGCGGGACTTTTTTATTTATCTTCATTGAAGTCATTTGGCACACCATATTTTGCACCGATGACACCACATTCTTTCTCGTCAAAGGACTTAATAATCCGTCATGTTCCAATGAAAGAAAGGTTCCGCCCAGGATATTTAAAACCAAAGGATATCGTTAAACAGAGAAAGGGATAA
- a CDS encoding Ger(x)C family spore germination protein, translating to MPKTKTACRLLFFFVMIFVLTGCWDREEIEDKSYVIGLGLDRSSKEGKIKVTMLLANPEVGSMQGGGGSTEKPREIISFDANDFIAAKATANAVISRKVSYELLRIFVVSEDFARDKLFPSTFYDITKDKEIHQNSFLAVSKEKASEYFIHNRPKMETRPHKYYQYMINHGIENGLIPDSTLFRYLQTAERGTDLYLAMYTTAERQKHREIKQEDEYMAGGLDATGELDDTQFIGSAVFKNGVMIDKLTGQETRIINILDDTTNIKDILVNFPDPFSDNKKQFSARVSKTKNNKVRMNLKGAKPKIFITIPLEYEIMSNPSMVNFLKEKNRQILKQNIVKDIEDLNEKVLKKSQTQLKGVPYPLSFYARKYFGTIHEYKKFNWAKSYINADIQVKANVKIVDYGKVIKKPIKVGE from the coding sequence ATGCCAAAAACAAAAACAGCATGTAGATTATTGTTTTTTTTCGTCATGATTTTCGTTTTAACAGGCTGTTGGGATCGTGAAGAAATTGAAGATAAATCCTATGTCATTGGGCTGGGACTTGATCGTTCTAGTAAGGAGGGTAAAATTAAAGTCACCATGTTACTAGCCAATCCCGAGGTGGGGAGTATGCAAGGCGGCGGCGGTTCAACAGAAAAACCGCGAGAAATTATCTCTTTCGATGCCAATGATTTCATTGCAGCAAAAGCTACTGCCAATGCAGTCATTTCCCGCAAAGTAAGCTATGAACTATTAAGAATTTTTGTTGTTTCTGAGGACTTTGCAAGAGACAAACTCTTTCCCTCTACTTTCTATGATATTACAAAAGATAAAGAAATCCACCAAAATAGTTTTTTAGCTGTATCGAAAGAAAAGGCAAGCGAGTATTTTATACATAATCGACCCAAAATGGAAACAAGGCCGCATAAATACTATCAATATATGATCAATCATGGAATTGAAAATGGGCTGATTCCGGATTCTACACTCTTTCGTTACCTTCAAACAGCTGAAAGAGGGACAGACCTCTATTTGGCGATGTATACCACAGCCGAAAGGCAAAAGCATCGTGAAATAAAACAGGAAGATGAATACATGGCAGGGGGGCTGGATGCTACAGGTGAACTGGATGACACCCAATTTATTGGATCAGCGGTCTTTAAGAATGGCGTCATGATTGATAAGCTTACCGGTCAAGAAACACGCATTATCAACATCCTAGATGATACAACGAATATTAAAGATATATTAGTGAATTTCCCTGACCCCTTTTCTGACAATAAGAAACAGTTTTCAGCTAGAGTATCGAAAACAAAAAACAATAAAGTTAGGATGAATCTGAAGGGGGCCAAGCCAAAGATTTTCATAACGATACCTTTAGAGTATGAAATTATGTCAAATCCTTCAATGGTTAACTTTTTAAAGGAAAAAAACCGACAAATCTTAAAACAAAATATAGTCAAAGATATCGAGGACTTAAATGAAAAAGTGTTAAAAAAATCACAAACCCAATTAAAAGGTGTACCATACCCTTTATCTTTTTATGCACGAAAATATTTTGGAACGATTCATGAATATAAAAAATTTAATTGGGCTAAATCGTACATAAATGCAGACATTCAGGTTAAAGCAAATGTTAAAATTGTGGATTATGGGAAAGTAATTAAAAAACCGATAAAGGTGGGGGAGTAA
- a CDS encoding DUF2187 family protein yields the protein MANAKVGDKISFKREGNSLEGVVTGVRENSVMVQYGVSKEKDEPLITIVNHKNYKITK from the coding sequence ATGGCTAATGCAAAAGTTGGCGATAAGATTTCCTTTAAACGAGAGGGGAATTCTTTAGAAGGTGTGGTTACGGGAGTAAGGGAAAATTCTGTAATGGTTCAATACGGTGTTTCAAAAGAAAAGGATGAACCCTTGATCACGATTGTAAATCATAAAAATTACAAAATTACAAAATAA